In Hahella sp. HNIBRBA332, the genomic window TAAACCGCTGCCGGGAACTGGCCTATAAGAAACATATATATAGAACATAAAAGGGGGCTGCGTATTATTCAATTGATGTCCCCATAATTACAAGCGGGATGCGGAAAGTCGCATGCTGCAGTCTTGTGTTGGCGCAGGGGCGGAACAATTTCGCGACGCCTGCGTCAAAGTAAATGGAATATCGTTCAAGCGAGCAGAGAGTATTTGAGTCGGAGGCCTTATGGATAAAGTAAAGAAAAGCGACCAGGAATGGCGTCAGCAATTATCGGATGAGCAATACCGGGTGACCCGTGAGAAGGGCACCGAGCGTCCTTTCACTGGCGAGTATTACGATACTAAAGATGAGGGCGTATATGTCTGTGTCTGTTGCGGCGAACCGTTGTTCACCTCGGAGAATAAATACGATTCCGGCTGTGGCTGGCCCAGTTTTTGGGCGCCGATGGATAAAGAAAAAATCACCGAAGAGATGGATATGAGCCATATGATGGTGCGCACGGAAATTATGTGTAGCAAATGCGATGCGCATCTGGGGCATGTTTTTGACGATGGCCCGCAGCCCACCGGGCAGCGCTACTGCGTGAACTCCGCCTCGCTACGCTTTCATTCTGCTGACGGCGACGCCAAACAGGAAGACGAATAACCGGCGCTCCGCGTCTCAGGAGAATTATCGTGAAATTTGCAGATCGGCTGGCGGCGGTGCGGGACCGCTTCGGCTCCGACGAGGCTATGCGCGCTGCGTTATCGGTGGCGGCGGATGCTGATGAACTGACGCAGCAGTCCGACGCTTACTATCTTTCCAATATCAGTCGGCGGATATTTCGCGCCGGGCTGAAGCACAGTTTTGTCGACTCTCGCTGGCCAGCCTTTGAAGAAGCTTTTTTCGGTTTTGAGCCGGAAAAAGCGGAGCTGTTGTCGGAGTCCGATCTGGATGAGCGTATGAAAGACACCCGGCTCATACGGCATTGGGGCAAGATGTGTTCTATTCCTTATAACGCCGCAATGGTGAGAGAAGTCTCCCGCGCTCATGGTGGTTTCGGTCGTTTTCTGGCGCAATGGCCGGAAACGGATATTGTCGGGCTGTGGCGCTATCTCGCCAAGCAGGGCAAGCAAATGGGCGGGCAATCGGGAGCTCGCTTTTTGCGCATGGTCGGCAAGGACACCTTTTTGTTGACGGATGATGTGGTCGCCGCGCTGAAAGCCATGGGCGTGGTGGAAAAAATCCCGACGTCCCAGAAGCAATTGCAGCACACACAGGCGTTTTTCAATGAGTTGGCGCACACCTACTCATTGCAGCTCTGTCAGTTAAGCCAGATCCTTGCCTACAGCGTAGGTTAGGCGTTGAATAAATGATAGGAACTGGGTGCATAACGATCGCCGCTTGAAGTGCGTTCAGCGGCGAGGTTTTGTGACCCTGGACGCAAAAGATCTCAGGAGAGATTGAAAATATATATTGCGCGCAATATTATTTTTCGAAATACAAAGGAGGAGCCTATGAGCGTTTACGATTATCAGGTAGAGGATATTAAAGGCGCCAAGCGGGACATGTCCGAGTTCAAGGGCAAGGTTCTGTTGATCGTCAACACCGCCAGCAAGTGTGGCTTCACGCCACAGTTTTCCGGCCTGGAGTCCTTGTATGAGAAATATAAAGATCAGGGGCTGGAAGTGTTGGGGTTTCCCTGTAACCAGTTTATGCAGCAGGATCCGGGCGAGAACGCCGAGATTGCGGAATTTTGCCAGCTTAACTATGGCGTCAGCTTTCCCATGTTCGCCAAGATTGATGTCAACGGCGATAGCGCACATCCGCTTTATAAGTTTCTGAAGAGCCAATCCAAAGGCCTTTTGGGCACCGAAGCGATCAAGTGGAACTTCACCAAATTCCTGGTGGACAAGAACGGTAAAGTCCTGGAACGTTTTCCGCCTACCGCTACTCCGGAGAAGCTGGAAAAGCCGATCAAGGAACTGTTGGCGTGACGCTACCCGCTTGTCAGGAAGGTCGGGAAGATCAGTTGCTGGCGTTGGATAACCAGATTTGTTTTCTGCTGTATTCCTGCTCCCGCAGCATGACGTCTCTCTACCGCCCTTTGCTGAGTGAGCTGGGGCTGACCTATCCACAGTATCTGGCCATGCTCGTGCTGTGGGAGGGTGATAAGTCTGGCGAGGCGATGAGCATCAAGCATATCTGTGAACGTTTGCTGCTAGATACCGGTACGGTGACGCCGCTACTGAAGCGACTGCAGCAGCAGGGGCTGATTACCCGTCAGCGCTCAGCGGAGGATGAGCGGAGCGTTTTGCTGGGTCTGACTGACGTGGGAAGGGAGCTAAAGGCGCAGGCGGCGAAAGTGCCGATGCAACTCTTATGCAAAGCCAATGTGGCGATTGAAGAGCTTGAGCGCTTGAAAGGCGATTTGCGCGGCTTTCTGGATCGTATTCAACAGCTGAGTTAAGGCGTTTAAGCGAATTTGCTGCTGGCGGCCGCTGCGACAGGATCCGCCAGCCACTTGGCCAGCATTTGGGTGAGCGCTTTTTTCTCGTAAGGCTTGGTAAGGTAGTCATTCATGCCGCAACTGAGACAACGCTCCTTGTCGCCCTGCATAACGTTGGCGGTGACGGCGATGATGGGCAGGGCGTCATACTTGGCATTCTGACGAATCAGCCGCGTGGCCTCGTAGCCGTCCATGACCGGCATATGACAGTCCATCAGAATGATGTCGTAATGGTCGTTGCCCACCAGATCCATGGCGTCCTGGCCGTTGTTGGCGATGCTGACTTCGTAACCCAGCTTGCGCAGGATGGTTTTCGCCACCAGCTGATTGACTTGATTATCCTCCACCAGCAGCACATGTTTCTTGCCAACCGGCGCCTCCGGCATGTCCGCGCCTTCAGTAACCACCGTGGCTCCGCCTGGGTTGGCGGCTTTGTATAAGGTGTCGTAAAGCCTGTCGCGACTGATCGGCGCGCTGATCATTTGCTCAATGCGCATGGCTTTGAAGGCGTCGTTGTCCGATGGAATGTTTTGGCGCGCCACCAGGATCATATGCACATTATCGATATCTTCATGCTCCACCAGGAGCGGAGAGAGTGAGCGGGAGTCGAACAAAATGATGGTGTTGGGCTCAAAACGCTGTTCTTTCAGATTAATGTCCTGAGGATGTTCATAGGGGTAGGCGTCGCAGGGCAGCTTCCAATTCTGCAATTCGGCGCTGATGCATTCAAAGGTGCGGTTCTCTGTTTGATGCATCAGCACAAAGTGATGTTTGAACAGACTTTCGTCCACCTTGGGACTGGGCGTGTTGTGGTCCGCCAGCAGGGGCAGGGTGACCATGAAACTGCTACCGCGTCCACGCTCCGAAGCCACTTCGATCTTGCCGCCCATATGGGTCACCAGCTGCCGGCACAGAGTCAGACCAAGGCCGGTGCCGCCGTATTTGCGAGTGATATCAGCGTCGCCTTGGGAGAAGGGGGAGAAGATAGACTCTAACCGGTCTGCTTCAATACCGATGCCGGTGTCGGACACGCGGATTTCCACGCTCTGGTTTTTCAGAATGCTCAGGCTGACGGTGACACTGCCTGTCTCAGTAAACTTGATGGCGTTACCGGTCAGGTTGCTGACGATCTGGCGAATACGAGTGGGGTCGCCGTAGACCCGTTCCGGGAAGGTGGGGTCGATATTGGTGTACAGCGCGACATTCTTGGCGTGTGCGTTTTGCGCTAACAGGCGCGATACGTCCTCGACGGTTTTGCGAAGATCGAAGGCGATGTTCTCCAGCGTAAGCTTGCCGGCTTCCACTTTGGAAATGTCCAGAATGTCGTTGAGCAACTCCAGCAAGGCGACGCCGGAGCTGTAGGCGACGTTAAGTTGTTCCTTTTGTTTCTCAGACAGCGGCTCTTCCAGCGTCAGGCTGATCATGCCCAGTACGCCGTTAAACGGGGTGCGGATTTCGTGGCTCATATTGGCGAGGAAATCCGCCCGGGCTTTGGCGCGGCTGACCGCTTCCTCTTTGGCGACGCGCAGGTCGTGGTTGCTCTTGATGAGCTGCTTGTTCTTCTCGGAAAGTTCTTTGGTGCGACTGTCGACGATCTGTTCCAGCTGCTCCGAATAGGTCTTCAGGCGCGATTCCGCTTTCTTCAGCTTGTTCAGGTTTTCGTCGATGGCCTGCAGCTGGTTGTTGGTGGAGTTGACCAGAACGCCGATTTCATCCATCTCATGGCCTTTGGGCACCGGCAGACGGATTTTTTCCGGGGTTTCCGGGTCGACTTCGCTGACCGCGGAGATAACTTTCACCAGCGGCTGGGTCAGCATGATATAGAACAGAATCAGCAACACTGCGGAAAGGATCAAGCTGCGCAAAAAGCCGGATACCAGGGTAAATGCCGCCCGTTTGAGGAACTCAGCGCCGCTGGGATAGGTGTCCACGACCACATTCAGGTCGCCCAGAACAAAGTCGTTCAGCTGCGGTACGAAGAGCGTTTCAGTGTAGGTGCGGCTGGGTTGGAACAGCAGATCGCTGAGCCAGCGGTAGGCGGATGTCTGTGGTTCGCGTTCTTTACTGGCCAGCAGTCGATTGTCCGTGTCGATAATTTCCGCATGGATGATCGATGGGTGTTCAAGCAGCCCGTCCAGCAGTTCCGCGGCGAGTCTGGCGTCGATGTTATAGGCGATTTGCGAGGCTGGCGCATGGCTGATGGCGACGACGGCGCGAATTTCCGCATCCAGAGA contains:
- a CDS encoding ATP-binding protein; this translates as MKISINNRLSFRLARNTVAVALLLGMVLSLIQVIIDFLNEKNSLDAEIRAVVAISHAPASQIAYNIDARLAAELLDGLLEHPSIIHAEIIDTDNRLLASKEREPQTSAYRWLSDLLFQPSRTYTETLFVPQLNDFVLGDLNVVVDTYPSGAEFLKRAAFTLVSGFLRSLILSAVLLILFYIMLTQPLVKVISAVSEVDPETPEKIRLPVPKGHEMDEIGVLVNSTNNQLQAIDENLNKLKKAESRLKTYSEQLEQIVDSRTKELSEKNKQLIKSNHDLRVAKEEAVSRAKARADFLANMSHEIRTPFNGVLGMISLTLEEPLSEKQKEQLNVAYSSGVALLELLNDILDISKVEAGKLTLENIAFDLRKTVEDVSRLLAQNAHAKNVALYTNIDPTFPERVYGDPTRIRQIVSNLTGNAIKFTETGSVTVSLSILKNQSVEIRVSDTGIGIEADRLESIFSPFSQGDADITRKYGGTGLGLTLCRQLVTHMGGKIEVASERGRGSSFMVTLPLLADHNTPSPKVDESLFKHHFVLMHQTENRTFECISAELQNWKLPCDAYPYEHPQDINLKEQRFEPNTIILFDSRSLSPLLVEHEDIDNVHMILVARQNIPSDNDAFKAMRIEQMISAPISRDRLYDTLYKAANPGGATVVTEGADMPEAPVGKKHVLLVEDNQVNQLVAKTILRKLGYEVSIANNGQDAMDLVGNDHYDIILMDCHMPVMDGYEATRLIRQNAKYDALPIIAVTANVMQGDKERCLSCGMNDYLTKPYEKKALTQMLAKWLADPVAAAASSKFA
- a CDS encoding MarR family winged helix-turn-helix transcriptional regulator, with the translated sequence MTLPACQEGREDQLLALDNQICFLLYSCSRSMTSLYRPLLSELGLTYPQYLAMLVLWEGDKSGEAMSIKHICERLLLDTGTVTPLLKRLQQQGLITRQRSAEDERSVLLGLTDVGRELKAQAAKVPMQLLCKANVAIEELERLKGDLRGFLDRIQQLS
- the msrB gene encoding peptide-methionine (R)-S-oxide reductase MsrB, which encodes MDKVKKSDQEWRQQLSDEQYRVTREKGTERPFTGEYYDTKDEGVYVCVCCGEPLFTSENKYDSGCGWPSFWAPMDKEKITEEMDMSHMMVRTEIMCSKCDAHLGHVFDDGPQPTGQRYCVNSASLRFHSADGDAKQEDE
- a CDS encoding DNA-3-methyladenine glycosylase I, producing MKFADRLAAVRDRFGSDEAMRAALSVAADADELTQQSDAYYLSNISRRIFRAGLKHSFVDSRWPAFEEAFFGFEPEKAELLSESDLDERMKDTRLIRHWGKMCSIPYNAAMVREVSRAHGGFGRFLAQWPETDIVGLWRYLAKQGKQMGGQSGARFLRMVGKDTFLLTDDVVAALKAMGVVEKIPTSQKQLQHTQAFFNELAHTYSLQLCQLSQILAYSVG
- a CDS encoding glutathione peroxidase is translated as MSVYDYQVEDIKGAKRDMSEFKGKVLLIVNTASKCGFTPQFSGLESLYEKYKDQGLEVLGFPCNQFMQQDPGENAEIAEFCQLNYGVSFPMFAKIDVNGDSAHPLYKFLKSQSKGLLGTEAIKWNFTKFLVDKNGKVLERFPPTATPEKLEKPIKELLA